In one window of Streptomyces griseus subsp. griseus DNA:
- a CDS encoding GNAT family N-acetyltransferase: protein MSNPAQPPVPAAEATETQETAGTVEVTIWSLEQTSPGDLRPAAVPEGDLRIVRSEVVLPEFSRFLYSAVGGDIHWTDRLALTYAQWQELLDRPGSETWVAYVDGTPAGYVQLDAQDGGVVEILYFGLIPAFRGRRIGGHLLSYGVERAWDLAERWPGRPPTERVWLHTCSKDGPYAMDNYLRRGFRLFDTKTEVEPDVATPGPWPGAYGA from the coding sequence ATGAGCAACCCCGCACAGCCCCCCGTACCGGCCGCCGAGGCGACGGAGACGCAGGAGACGGCCGGGACCGTCGAGGTCACCATCTGGTCGCTGGAGCAGACCTCGCCGGGCGATCTGCGGCCCGCCGCCGTACCGGAGGGCGATCTGCGCATCGTCCGGTCCGAGGTGGTGCTGCCGGAGTTCAGCCGGTTCCTCTACTCCGCCGTGGGCGGCGACATCCACTGGACCGACCGGCTGGCGCTGACGTACGCACAGTGGCAGGAGCTCCTCGATCGGCCCGGCTCGGAGACCTGGGTGGCGTACGTGGACGGGACGCCGGCCGGATACGTCCAGCTGGACGCCCAGGACGGCGGCGTGGTCGAGATCCTGTACTTCGGGCTGATCCCGGCGTTCCGGGGGCGGCGGATCGGCGGCCATCTGCTGTCGTACGGGGTGGAGCGCGCCTGGGACCTGGCGGAGCGGTGGCCCGGGCGGCCGCCGACGGAGCGGGTGTGGCTGCACACGTGCTCGAAGGACGGTCCGTACGCGATGGACAACTATCTGCGCCGGGGCTTCCGGCTCTTCGACACGAAGACTGAAGTGGAGCCGGACGTGGCGACCCCGGGACCCTGGCCGGGAGCGTACGGCGCCTGA
- a CDS encoding putative leader peptide translates to MPGTGIALVSRRHVDLGRMSSAICPVG, encoded by the coding sequence ATGCCTGGAACTGGAATTGCCTTGGTGAGTCGACGCCACGTCGACCTCGGCCGCATGTCCAGCGCCATCTGTCCGGTGGGCTGA
- a CDS encoding phosphoadenylyl-sulfate reductase has product MTDTLTSGELTDRELQELAERAGRELEDASATEILKWATDTFGPRFCVTSSMEDAVVAHLASRMMPGVDVVFLDTGYHFPETIGTRDAVDAVMDVNVITITPRQTVAEQDAEHGAKLHDRDPDLCCALRKVKPLEDGLTAYAAWATGLRRDESPTRANTPVVGWDAKRRKVKVSPVARWTQDDVDAYVSEHGVLTNPLLMDGYASVGCAPCTRRVLEGEDARAGRWAGRGKTECGLHG; this is encoded by the coding sequence ATGACGGACACTCTGACCAGCGGGGAGCTGACCGACCGCGAGCTCCAGGAGCTGGCCGAGCGCGCGGGCCGGGAGCTGGAGGACGCCTCCGCCACCGAGATCCTGAAGTGGGCCACCGACACCTTCGGGCCGCGCTTCTGCGTCACCTCCTCCATGGAGGACGCCGTGGTCGCGCACCTGGCCTCGCGGATGATGCCGGGCGTCGACGTGGTCTTCCTGGACACCGGCTACCACTTCCCCGAGACCATCGGGACCCGGGACGCCGTGGACGCGGTGATGGACGTCAACGTCATCACGATCACCCCCCGGCAGACGGTGGCCGAGCAGGACGCGGAGCACGGTGCGAAGCTGCACGACCGCGACCCCGACCTGTGCTGCGCGCTGCGCAAGGTCAAGCCGTTGGAGGACGGCCTGACCGCGTACGCCGCCTGGGCGACGGGGCTGCGCCGCGACGAGTCCCCGACCCGGGCGAACACCCCGGTCGTGGGCTGGGACGCCAAGCGCCGCAAGGTGAAGGTCTCCCCCGTCGCCCGCTGGACCCAGGACGACGTGGACGCCTACGTCTCGGAGCACGGGGTGCTCACCAACCCGCTGCTGATGGACGGTTACGCCTCCGTCGGCTGCGCGCCCTGCACCCGCCGGGTGCTGGAGGGCGAGGACGCACGGGCCGGCCGCTGGGCCGGCCGGGGCAAGACCGAATGCGGGCTGCACGGCTGA
- the cysC gene encoding adenylyl-sulfate kinase, with protein MSVTETGATIWLTGLPSAGKTTIAYELAGRLRTEGHQVEVLDGDEIREFLSAGLGFSREDRHTNVTRIGFVAELLAANGVKVLVPVIAPFADSREAVRKRHAAESTTYLEVHVATPVEVCSVRDVKGLYAKQAAGEISGLTGVDDPYEAPESPDLRIESHQQTVQESAAALHALLTERGLA; from the coding sequence ATGAGCGTGACGGAGACGGGAGCCACGATCTGGCTGACCGGTCTGCCGAGCGCGGGCAAGACCACCATCGCCTACGAGCTGGCGGGCCGGCTGCGGACCGAGGGCCACCAGGTGGAGGTACTCGACGGCGACGAGATCCGGGAGTTCCTCTCCGCGGGCCTCGGCTTCTCCCGCGAGGACCGGCACACCAACGTGACCCGGATCGGCTTCGTCGCCGAACTCCTCGCCGCCAACGGCGTGAAGGTGCTGGTCCCCGTCATCGCCCCGTTCGCCGACAGCCGCGAGGCGGTCCGCAAGCGCCACGCCGCCGAGTCCACCACCTACCTGGAGGTGCACGTGGCGACGCCCGTCGAGGTGTGCTCCGTACGGGATGTGAAGGGTCTCTACGCCAAGCAGGCGGCGGGCGAGATCAGCGGTCTCACCGGGGTCGACGACCCTTACGAGGCGCCCGAATCGCCCGACCTGCGCATCGAGTCGCACCAGCAGACCGTGCAGGAGTCAGCGGCGGCGCTCCACGCGCTGCTCACCGAGAGGGGCCTGGCGTGA
- a CDS encoding nitrite/sulfite reductase: MAATPEQPATTTPRRKAGRHRGEGQWAVGHHTPLNGNEQFKKDDDGLNVRTRIETIYSKRGFDSIDPNDLRGRMRWWGLYTQRKPGIDGGKTAVLEPEELDDKFFMLRVRIDGGRLTTQQLRVIGEISQEFARGTADLTDRQNVQYHWIRIEDVPEIWRRLEEVGLSTTEACGDTPRVILGSPVAGIAENEIIDGTPAIDEIQRRFIGNPDFSNLPRKFKSAVSGSPQLDVAHEINDIAFVGVNHPEHGPGFDLWVGGGLSTNPKLGVRLGAWVPLDEVADVYGGVIGIFRDYGYRRLRTRARLKFLVADWGAEKFRQVLEDDYLQRKLIDGPAPEQPVQTWRDHLGVHRQKDGRFYVGFAARVGRVDGATLTKIAEVAEAHGSGRVRTTAEQKMIVLDVAEEQVESLVAGLEALDLKVTPSPFRRGTMACTGIEFCKLAIVETKARGASLIDELERRIPEFDHPITININGCPNACARIQVADIGLKGQLMLDENGQQVEGYQVHLGGALGLEAGFGRKVRGLKVTSAELPDYVERVLGRFQEEREDGERFAAWAARASAESLS; this comes from the coding sequence ATGGCCGCTACCCCGGAACAGCCTGCGACCACCACGCCCCGCCGCAAGGCCGGACGCCACCGTGGCGAGGGTCAGTGGGCCGTGGGCCACCACACCCCCCTCAACGGGAACGAGCAGTTCAAGAAGGACGACGACGGTCTCAACGTACGGACACGTATCGAGACGATCTACTCCAAGCGCGGTTTCGACTCCATCGACCCCAACGACTTGCGCGGACGCATGCGTTGGTGGGGTCTGTACACCCAGCGCAAGCCCGGCATCGACGGCGGCAAGACGGCCGTGCTGGAGCCGGAGGAGCTGGACGACAAGTTCTTCATGCTGCGCGTCCGGATCGACGGCGGCCGGCTGACCACCCAGCAGCTGCGGGTGATCGGGGAGATCTCCCAGGAGTTCGCGCGCGGCACCGCCGACCTCACCGACCGGCAGAACGTGCAGTACCACTGGATCCGGATCGAGGACGTGCCGGAGATCTGGCGGCGCCTCGAAGAGGTGGGGCTCTCCACCACCGAGGCCTGCGGCGACACCCCCCGCGTGATCCTCGGCTCCCCCGTGGCGGGCATCGCCGAGAACGAGATCATCGACGGCACGCCCGCGATCGACGAGATCCAGCGCCGGTTCATCGGCAACCCCGACTTCTCCAACCTGCCCCGCAAGTTCAAGTCCGCCGTCTCCGGCTCCCCGCAGCTGGACGTGGCGCACGAGATCAACGACATCGCGTTCGTCGGTGTGAACCACCCCGAGCACGGCCCCGGCTTCGACCTCTGGGTCGGCGGCGGGCTCTCCACCAACCCCAAGCTCGGGGTCCGGCTCGGCGCCTGGGTGCCGCTGGACGAGGTGGCCGACGTGTACGGCGGGGTCATCGGGATCTTCCGCGACTACGGCTACCGGCGGCTGCGCACCCGCGCCCGCCTGAAGTTCCTCGTCGCGGACTGGGGCGCCGAGAAGTTCCGCCAGGTCCTGGAGGACGACTACCTCCAGCGCAAGCTGATCGACGGCCCCGCGCCCGAGCAGCCCGTCCAGACCTGGCGCGACCACCTCGGGGTGCACCGGCAGAAGGACGGCCGCTTCTACGTCGGCTTCGCCGCGCGGGTGGGCCGCGTCGACGGGGCCACCCTCACCAAGATCGCCGAGGTGGCCGAGGCCCACGGTTCGGGCCGGGTGCGGACCACCGCCGAGCAGAAGATGATCGTGCTGGACGTGGCCGAGGAGCAGGTGGAGTCCCTGGTCGCCGGTCTGGAGGCGCTGGACCTCAAGGTCACACCGTCCCCGTTCCGGCGGGGCACGATGGCCTGCACCGGCATCGAGTTCTGCAAGCTGGCGATCGTCGAGACGAAGGCGCGCGGCGCCTCGCTCATCGACGAACTGGAGCGCCGCATCCCGGAGTTCGACCACCCGATCACCATCAACATCAACGGCTGCCCGAACGCCTGCGCCCGTATCCAGGTCGCGGACATCGGTCTCAAGGGCCAGCTGATGCTGGACGAGAACGGTCAGCAGGTCGAGGGCTACCAGGTGCACCTGGGCGGCGCGCTCGGCCTGGAGGCCGGGTTCGGCCGCAAGGTCCGCGGCCTGAAGGTCACGTCGGCCGAACTGCCGGACTACGTGGAGCGGGTGCTCGGCCGGTTCCAGGAGGAGCGCGAGGACGGCGAGCGCTTCGCGGCCTGGGCGGCGCGCGCCAGTGCGGAGTCGCTGTCATGA